The Methanobacterium lacus genome includes a region encoding these proteins:
- the speB gene encoding agmatinase: MFLHTENVLKFAFSNETNDPYETSESLKFGILGVPFDGTTSYLPGARFGPRTVREASYNFEAYNFQLKKTVPTGVLDLGDIEVVHGNFKKTCSKLKSTIDDVLSQNIIPISIGGDHSISFCIINAITQALGENKLTVIHFDAHMDLRDEYGGEKYSHATVMRRILDLNPLQLIQIGVRSAAEEEATLSDERLTSFSSHQVCEDIENIINCLKNISGPIYISFDIDVLDPAYAPSTGTPSPCGLDPMQIEKLILNLESKELVGMDLVEVASTEIGDSTAMNAAKIIFDFLCLH, from the coding sequence ATGTTTTTACACACAGAAAATGTTTTAAAATTTGCATTTTCAAATGAAACAAATGATCCATATGAAACATCTGAATCATTGAAGTTTGGTATTTTAGGAGTCCCATTTGATGGTACTACCAGCTACTTACCTGGTGCCAGATTTGGACCTAGGACTGTTAGGGAAGCATCTTACAACTTTGAAGCCTACAACTTTCAGTTGAAAAAAACTGTTCCCACAGGAGTACTGGATCTTGGAGATATTGAAGTGGTGCATGGAAACTTCAAAAAAACTTGTTCCAAACTAAAATCAACCATTGATGATGTTTTATCCCAAAATATTATCCCAATATCCATTGGTGGAGATCACAGCATAAGTTTCTGTATAATCAATGCCATTACCCAAGCTTTGGGAGAGAATAAACTCACTGTAATCCATTTTGATGCCCATATGGATCTTCGCGACGAGTATGGGGGCGAAAAATATTCACATGCAACTGTGATGAGAAGGATACTTGATCTAAATCCACTGCAACTTATTCAGATAGGGGTGAGATCAGCGGCCGAAGAAGAGGCAACCCTTTCAGATGAAAGGTTAACCAGTTTCAGTTCCCATCAAGTATGTGAAGATATTGAAAATATTATAAATTGTCTAAAAAACATCTCCGGCCCCATATACATTAGTTTTGATATTGATGTCCTTGACCCTGCATATGCACCCTCAACTGGAACTCCCTCTCCATGCGGATTAGATCCCATGCAGATAGAAAAACTAATACTAAATCTTGAATCGAAGGAATTAGTTGGAATGGACCTTGTTGAAGTTGCTTCCACAGAAATTGGCGACTCAACCGCCATGAATGCTGCTAAAATTATTTTTGATTTTTTGTGTCTGCACTAA
- a CDS encoding bifunctional fructose-bisphosphatase/inositol-phosphate phosphatase: MKPKDINFWSEVSEEIMFEAHEAVKPLIGKEEAGKTVKMGADGTPTKLIDIVAEDKVVEVLEKTGIPVTLISEEVGELKIGEGTSEAVLVVDPLDGTRNALKNIPAYGISIAISDGNLENVNDLKLSDIELGFVKNFANNDVYHAVKGDGAWLNKEKISPSKRMEVAGSSIGAYIYRADMSKIDKLCATVRSMRILGSVAIELCYVANGTYDAFLDIRGNMRVMDIAAAKLIIEESNGLVTDEKCRPLVNDLNVLERTSIIASCNKNFHTQIMSILGGI; the protein is encoded by the coding sequence GTGAAACCCAAGGATATCAATTTTTGGAGTGAAGTATCTGAAGAGATAATGTTTGAAGCCCATGAAGCTGTCAAACCACTTATTGGAAAGGAAGAAGCAGGTAAAACAGTTAAGATGGGTGCTGATGGCACTCCAACTAAACTGATAGATATCGTTGCAGAGGACAAAGTTGTCGAAGTTTTAGAAAAGACAGGAATACCTGTAACACTAATAAGTGAAGAAGTAGGCGAACTAAAAATAGGTGAAGGAACATCAGAAGCAGTTTTAGTGGTAGACCCTCTTGATGGTACTCGAAATGCCCTGAAAAATATCCCAGCCTATGGAATTTCAATAGCAATTTCAGATGGAAATTTAGAAAATGTCAATGATTTGAAACTATCAGACATTGAACTGGGATTTGTTAAAAATTTCGCAAACAACGATGTTTACCACGCAGTAAAGGGCGATGGTGCATGGTTGAACAAAGAAAAAATCAGCCCATCCAAAAGAATGGAAGTGGCAGGTTCATCCATAGGGGCATATATTTACCGGGCAGACATGTCAAAGATTGACAAACTATGTGCAACAGTTAGGAGCATGAGAATTTTAGGGTCTGTGGCAATTGAACTTTGTTATGTGGCAAATGGGACATACGATGCATTTCTCGATATCAGGGGCAACATGAGGGTCATGGATATTGCCGCTGCAAAGTTAATAATTGAAGAATCCAATGGCCTTGTAACTGATGAAAAATGCAGACCACTGGTAAATGATTTAAATGTTCTTGAAAGGACATCCATAATAGCATCTTGCAATAAGAATTTTCACACTCAAATAATGTCTATTTTGGGAGGAATTTAA
- a CDS encoding translation initiation factor IF-5A yields the protein MSKKVVEVKTLKVGKYVIINDEASKITSISTSSPGKHGAAKARVEAVGIFDNQKRTFVKPVDAKCDVPMIDKNLGQVLAIMGNDVQLMDMETYETFEIEIPEELKGKINEGAEVDYIVAMGNKKLMRIKSG from the coding sequence ATGTCAAAGAAGGTAGTGGAAGTTAAAACCTTAAAAGTTGGTAAATATGTTATAATAAATGATGAAGCATCGAAAATTACAAGTATTTCAACATCATCACCTGGAAAACACGGTGCAGCTAAGGCAAGAGTTGAAGCAGTTGGAATTTTTGACAATCAGAAAAGGACATTTGTCAAACCTGTGGATGCTAAATGTGATGTTCCAATGATTGACAAAAATTTAGGCCAAGTACTAGCAATAATGGGCAACGATGTGCAGTTAATGGACATGGAAACCTACGAAACCTTTGAAATAGAGATCCCTGAAGAATTAAAGGGCAAAATTAACGAAGGTGCTGAAGTAGATTACATAGTTGCAATGGGCAACAAAAAGTTAATGAGGATTAAAAGCGGATAA
- a CDS encoding NAD(+) kinase, whose amino-acid sequence MRIGVVSRFDVEEAVEMAEKIVEFLMENEVETLIDSQLATHLKQYEGIASDLEDMDVDLVVAVGGDGTILRTQGIINHKKIPLVGINKGAVGFLTEIDPEDAVTALEQVLNGDYFVEKRTQLKICHNKQLHSALNEVVLMTQKPAKMLHIEISVDDEVVEELRADGLIVATPSGSTAYSMSAGGPIVDPRVDAFIIVPICPFKLGARPFVVPNDSVIKVKFLRKGKKAVAVIDGQQVEEIDYMDEIIFRKADNYAYFVRLSKNFYKRVREKLQGDV is encoded by the coding sequence ATGCGAATAGGAGTAGTGTCCCGTTTTGATGTTGAAGAAGCAGTTGAAATGGCTGAAAAAATAGTTGAATTTCTCATGGAAAATGAAGTTGAAACTTTGATAGATTCTCAGTTGGCAACACATCTAAAACAATACGAAGGCATTGCCTCAGATCTGGAGGATATGGATGTTGATTTGGTTGTTGCAGTAGGTGGTGATGGAACCATACTTCGAACACAGGGAATAATAAACCACAAAAAAATTCCATTGGTAGGCATCAATAAGGGTGCAGTGGGATTTCTAACTGAAATAGATCCTGAAGATGCTGTAACTGCGTTGGAACAGGTTTTAAATGGTGATTACTTCGTAGAAAAACGAACACAGCTTAAGATATGCCACAACAAACAGCTTCACTCGGCCTTAAACGAAGTAGTTTTGATGACACAAAAACCTGCAAAAATGCTTCACATAGAGATAAGTGTGGATGATGAAGTTGTGGAGGAACTACGGGCTGATGGATTGATAGTTGCTACTCCAAGCGGTTCCACAGCGTATTCCATGTCTGCAGGCGGACCAATAGTAGATCCCCGGGTTGATGCATTTATAATAGTGCCAATTTGTCCATTCAAATTAGGTGCAAGGCCGTTTGTGGTGCCAAACGACAGTGTGATCAAGGTTAAATTTTTACGTAAAGGTAAGAAGGCAGTAGCTGTCATAGACGGTCAGCAGGTCGAAGAAATTGATTACATGGATGAAATAATTTTCAGGAAGGCAGATAACTACGCCTACTTTGTAAGGCTCTCCAAAAACTTCTACAAAAGGGTTAGGGAAAAACTCCAAGGGGATGTCTAG
- a CDS encoding pyruvoyl-dependent arginine decarboxylase, with amino-acid sequence MRISITSGRAEGPTKLNTFDNALLNAGIGDVNLIKVSSILPKDAEIVPVPKLTPGDMINSVLSYVSSDNEGDIISAFVAVAIADEFGCVVENTGINRNPDDVKAEAEEMARYMVDVRGMKLKEIIIEGKSHIVKKQGAVVAAVVYLD; translated from the coding sequence ATGAGGATTTCAATAACTTCTGGAAGGGCTGAAGGCCCAACAAAACTTAACACATTTGATAATGCTTTGCTAAACGCAGGAATAGGTGATGTGAATCTGATAAAAGTTTCAAGCATACTTCCCAAGGATGCTGAGATCGTTCCAGTACCTAAATTAACACCTGGTGATATGATAAATTCTGTTCTTTCCTATGTTTCATCGGATAACGAGGGAGATATAATATCTGCATTTGTGGCAGTTGCGATTGCCGATGAATTTGGATGTGTTGTTGAAAACACTGGGATAAACAGAAATCCTGACGATGTGAAGGCTGAAGCAGAAGAAATGGCCCGTTACATGGTTGATGTGAGGGGTATGAAACTGAAGGAAATAATTATAGAAGGAAAGAGTCATATAGTAAAAAAACAAGGAGCAGTTGTTGCGGCAGTTGTGTACCTTGATTGA
- a CDS encoding DUF447 domain-containing protein, with translation MDLKDIGMERGLLYETVVTTVDSNGKPNAAPIGIICKNNLEVVCYLHHGSTTVKNIKDTKSFVVNVLKDPMIFVESTLGNLPIEKYESHGDKFYIGSTDAFFVADVTSIKDVERKDQFGVSVTSVLKADVSDITKFKQCVEPLNRAIYGIVEGLVYLTRMNMVSGDMEKLYRHRMAEIARIVSKVGAKDHKNAMDMIMEAFKDFD, from the coding sequence TTGGATCTTAAAGATATTGGCATGGAAAGGGGTCTGTTATACGAAACTGTAGTGACAACTGTTGACAGTAATGGAAAACCAAATGCTGCACCCATTGGCATAATCTGTAAGAATAATTTGGAGGTTGTTTGTTACCTGCACCATGGTTCCACTACAGTCAAAAATATAAAGGATACTAAAAGTTTTGTTGTCAACGTACTTAAGGATCCAATGATATTTGTTGAATCAACTCTGGGAAATCTTCCAATTGAAAAATATGAATCTCATGGGGATAAATTCTATATTGGGAGTACAGACGCATTTTTCGTTGCAGATGTGACTAGCATAAAGGATGTTGAAAGGAAGGATCAGTTTGGAGTTTCTGTAACATCAGTTTTAAAGGCAGATGTTTCGGATATTACCAAATTTAAACAATGTGTTGAACCATTAAATAGAGCTATTTACGGTATTGTGGAAGGTTTGGTTTATTTAACCCGTATGAACATGGTTTCTGGAGATATGGAAAAATTGTACCGTCACAGAATGGCAGAAATAGCAAGGATAGTTTCCAAAGTCGGTGCTAAGGATCATAAAAATGCAATGGACATGATCATGGAAGCATTCAAGGATTTTGATTGA
- a CDS encoding ornithine cyclodeaminase: protein MYNREVKLSGHIIDSLILPKALDRILDMGGDFKFMEFTVGKLKGDISHAKLLVEASNETLLGEILDELSEIGAVVVELKDVELLVSEKDKTLPADFYSTTHHPTEIHYNGKWITVEDIEMDCMIVVDKTAERALCRPIGQINKGDHIVVGRDGIKVMPPERPRGKQGVFEFMSSEASSEKPIESIIKKIASEIKEIKKRGGKIAVVSGPAVVHTGSGPILASMIKEGIVDIIFAGNALATHDIESALYGTSLGTCVKTGEAVRRGHRHHIYAINEINKAGSIKEAIDKGVLKKGIMYECIKNDVPYVLAGSIRDDGPLPDVITDVIEAQEEMRKYVQDVDMVIMISTMLHSIATGNLLPSHVKSICVDINPATVTKLSDRGSAQVVGIVTDVGTFLPMLYNELKTEQ, encoded by the coding sequence ATGTACAATAGAGAAGTAAAACTTTCAGGCCATATAATTGATTCCTTAATACTCCCTAAGGCTCTTGACAGGATTCTGGACATGGGTGGTGATTTTAAATTTATGGAGTTCACAGTGGGAAAACTCAAGGGAGACATCAGCCATGCCAAGTTACTTGTTGAGGCATCGAACGAAACCTTGCTTGGAGAAATATTAGATGAACTCTCCGAAATAGGGGCTGTTGTTGTTGAATTGAAGGATGTTGAACTGCTTGTTTCTGAGAAGGATAAAACTCTTCCTGCAGATTTTTATTCAACAACCCATCACCCTACAGAAATCCACTACAATGGAAAGTGGATAACTGTTGAAGACATTGAAATGGATTGTATGATTGTTGTTGATAAAACAGCTGAAAGGGCCCTATGCAGACCAATCGGTCAAATCAACAAGGGCGACCACATCGTGGTTGGGAGGGATGGAATAAAAGTAATGCCTCCAGAACGTCCAAGGGGTAAGCAGGGAGTATTTGAATTCATGTCAAGCGAAGCTTCATCAGAAAAACCCATAGAATCCATCATAAAAAAAATAGCTTCGGAAATCAAAGAAATCAAGAAACGTGGCGGAAAAATTGCGGTTGTTTCAGGTCCTGCAGTGGTTCATACCGGTTCAGGGCCAATATTGGCATCAATGATAAAGGAAGGTATTGTTGATATTATATTTGCTGGAAATGCCCTCGCAACCCATGATATTGAAAGTGCACTGTATGGAACTTCTCTAGGTACTTGTGTAAAAACTGGCGAAGCAGTTCGAAGGGGACATAGACACCACATATATGCCATAAACGAAATTAACAAAGCAGGATCCATCAAAGAAGCAATTGATAAAGGCGTTCTTAAAAAGGGAATAATGTACGAATGTATAAAAAATGATGTACCATACGTTCTTGCAGGATCTATCCGGGATGATGGTCCACTTCCAGACGTGATAACTGATGTTATTGAAGCTCAAGAAGAAATGAGAAAATATGTTCAAGATGTAGATATGGTGATCATGATCTCAACCATGCTGCATTCAATAGCAACTGGTAACCTGCTTCCATCCCATGTGAAAAGTATTTGTGTGGACATCAACCCTGCCACAGTGACCAAGTTAAGTGACAGAGGAAGTGCACAAGTCGTGGGAATAGTGACAGATGTTGGAACATTTTTACCAATGCTTTACAACGAACTCAAAACAGAACAATAA
- the ade gene encoding adenine deaminase, with translation MEFIRGNLLNVFTEEIYSAEVGFENGLISCVKPVDGNFKTLILPGFIDSHIHIESSMICPSRFAEAVVPHGTTSVIADPHEIANVMGLNGINYMLNDASSVPLKMFLTVPSCVPATKFETAGGIITSEDIDTLLKRPEFVGLGEVMNFPGVIGQDPEVIEKLEVAHVNNKPIDGHAPMLSGAELCNYAAAGISTDHESTTPSEALEKRRLGMKIMMREGSSAKNLKALAVVGGDFIVSDDKDPEDLVEGHVDNMLLKAIEYGIDPVKAIKMVTLNPAEHYQLNTGSLVPGKAADMVIVDDIEKLNVKNVYIDGKLVSKNGSLNFKVNPLKLQGTFKSSPKKPSDFNLTSDSPKTVRVIEIIEDQLITNKQTADLDIQDGNLMADLENDVLKIAVVERYGNNKMTNGFIKGFNLKNGAIASSVAHDSHNIIVIGTNSKDMAKAVNTVITNNGGLSVVSNGGITDLKLPIAGLMSDRTAEDVAKDLTILKQLVNDMGSTLSSPFMTLSFLALLVIPNLKISDMGLFDVEKFEFVNIVLDD, from the coding sequence ATGGAATTTATAAGGGGAAATCTGTTGAATGTATTTACTGAAGAAATATACTCCGCTGAAGTAGGATTTGAAAACGGTTTAATTTCCTGTGTTAAACCTGTTGATGGCAACTTTAAAACTCTAATTTTACCAGGATTTATTGATTCACATATCCACATAGAAAGTTCAATGATATGTCCCTCCAGATTTGCAGAAGCAGTTGTTCCCCATGGAACTACTTCTGTCATCGCTGATCCCCACGAAATTGCCAATGTCATGGGTTTAAATGGAATAAATTACATGCTAAATGATGCTTCATCTGTTCCCCTTAAAATGTTTTTAACTGTGCCATCATGTGTTCCAGCAACCAAATTTGAAACAGCTGGAGGAATTATCACCTCTGAGGACATTGATACCCTGCTTAAAAGGCCAGAATTCGTTGGGCTTGGCGAAGTCATGAATTTTCCAGGGGTCATTGGTCAAGACCCCGAAGTGATTGAAAAGTTAGAAGTTGCCCATGTAAATAATAAGCCCATTGATGGACATGCCCCTATGTTGTCGGGAGCAGAACTTTGTAACTACGCTGCTGCGGGAATTTCAACGGATCACGAATCCACCACTCCATCTGAGGCCCTTGAAAAAAGAAGGCTTGGCATGAAAATTATGATGAGGGAGGGATCATCTGCCAAAAATTTGAAAGCCCTTGCAGTTGTGGGTGGAGACTTCATTGTATCCGATGACAAGGATCCTGAAGATCTCGTTGAAGGACACGTTGATAATATGCTGTTAAAGGCCATCGAATACGGTATAGATCCAGTTAAAGCCATTAAAATGGTAACCTTAAACCCTGCAGAACACTACCAATTAAACACTGGAAGTCTGGTTCCAGGAAAAGCTGCAGACATGGTAATCGTTGATGATATTGAAAAATTAAATGTTAAAAACGTTTACATAGATGGAAAACTCGTTTCTAAAAATGGCTCTTTAAACTTCAAAGTAAACCCCCTTAAATTACAAGGTACATTCAAATCAAGCCCTAAAAAACCATCTGATTTTAACCTAACTTCAGACAGTCCTAAAACTGTTAGGGTCATCGAAATCATTGAGGATCAACTTATAACCAATAAACAAACAGCAGACCTAGATATTCAAGATGGAAATCTAATGGCTGATCTAGAAAATGACGTGCTTAAAATTGCTGTTGTTGAGCGTTACGGCAATAATAAAATGACCAACGGTTTTATAAAAGGTTTCAATCTTAAAAATGGAGCCATAGCTTCAAGTGTTGCCCATGATTCACATAACATCATAGTAATTGGAACTAATAGCAAAGATATGGCAAAGGCTGTGAACACTGTCATAACCAATAATGGAGGACTTTCAGTAGTTTCCAATGGAGGCATTACTGATTTGAAACTGCCCATAGCTGGTTTGATGAGTGATAGAACTGCAGAAGATGTGGCAAAAGATCTTACAATACTGAAACAATTGGTAAATGATATGGGCTCAACCCTTTCATCCCCATTCATGACCCTGTCATTTTTAGCCCTGCTGGTTATTCCAAACTTAAAAATAAGTGATATGGGACTTTTTGATGTTGAAAAATTTGAATTCGTAAATATCGTTTTGGATGATTGA